The following proteins are encoded in a genomic region of Glycine max cultivar Williams 82 chromosome 18, Glycine_max_v4.0, whole genome shotgun sequence:
- the LOC100794388 gene encoding probable protein phosphatase 2C 4 has translation MGNRISNLCLCSSGDASRRFENRAFFLSKQHQNSLGNSICYVRPDTCRFSVDDITLLTFRSVSGATVSANTSATPSTSLDDSLQHSVVLDSSASFESSGSFTSTLVPFQHQHARGFSVGGSTERGLYWGLRDRVVNGEGSIEKGYSEVAMKKGKRSKRNLKKVLSRAFLSIGRRSVLKKNDNTNARVSCSTGLSLQGAEGDNDNYLDGDECDVLMGCENLHWAQGRAGEDRVHIVICEDHGWVFVGIYDGFNGPDATDFLLNNLFYAVNDELKEMLCAHNKFESMAMDSDSLELEENVLLSGKGNGGVDGGCSSSEYKENYPIENEELNLECASEGEEGMNGINSQKVDLSHSDVLQALSEALRKTEDAFLKTVDEMIGHNPVLAMMGSCVLVMLMKGQDVYLMNVGDSRAVLATHTGEPLQLTMDHSTQVKEEVYRIRREHPDDPLAITKGRVKGRLSVTRAFGAGFLKQPKLNNAVLETFRVTYIGESPYITCFPSLHHHKLSTNDKFLILSSDGLYQYFTNEEAAAKVESFITMFPDRDPAQLLIEEALGRAAKKAGMEFHELLDIPQGERRNYHDDISIVIISIEGKIWRSLV, from the exons ATGGGTAATCGAATCAGTAATCTCTGCCTCTGTTCCTCCGGCGACGCCTCCAGGAGGTTCGAGAACAGAGCTTTCTTCCTCTCCAAGCAACACCAGAATTCCCTCGGAAACTCCATCTGCTACGTGAGACCTGACACGTGCCGGTTCTCCGTTGATGACATCACCCTCTTGACTTTCCGGTCAGTGTCCGGCGCCACCGTGAGTGCAAACACGTCGGCGACGCCTTCAACTTCGCTCGATGATTCACTCCAACACAGCGTAGTTTTGGATTCCTCTGCTTCATTTGAGAGCTCTGGTTCCTTCACTTCCACTTTAGTGCCTTTTCAGCATCAACATGCTCGTGGATTCTCCGTGGGAGGCTCTACAGAAAGAGGGTTGTATTGGGGTCTTCGTGATCGTGTGGTGAACGGTGAAGGGTCTATTGAGAAAGGTTATTCTGAGGTAGCAATGAAGAAggggaaaagaagtaaaagaaatttgaaaaaggtTCTGAGTAGAGCGTTTTTAAGTATTGGGAGAAGatcagttttgaagaaaaatgatAACACTAATGCGAGAGTGAGTTGTAGTACTGGTTTGAGTTTGCAAGGTGCTGAGGGTGATAATGATAACTATTTGGATGGTGATGAGTGTGATGTGTTAATGGGGTGTGAGAATCTTCACTGGGCACAAGGGAGAGCTGGTGAGGATCGTGTGCATATTGTGATTTGTGAGGATCATGGATGGGTTTTTGTGGGGATTTATGATGGTTTTAATGGCCCAGATGCCACTGATTTTCTTCTCAACAATTTGTTTTATGCTGTGAATGATGAGCTCAAGGAGATGTTGTGTGCTCACAACAAGTTTGAATCCATGGCTATGGATTCAGACTCTTTGGAGTTGGAGGAGAATGTGTTGTTATCAGGTAAGGGAAATGGAGGGGTTGATGGTGGTTGTTCTTCAAGTGAATATAAAGAAAACTATCCAATTGAAAATGAAGAGTTAAATTTGGAATGTGCATCAGAAGGAGAGGAGGGAATGAATGGGATAAATAGTCAAAAAGTGGATTTGAGTCACTCAGATGTGTTACAAGCTCTTTCAGAGGCATTGAGGAAGACAGAAGATGCATTTTTGAAGACTGTTGATGAGATGATTGGTCACAACCCTGTGTTGGCTATGATGGGTTCGTGTGTTTTGGTGATGTTGATGAAGGGTCAAGATGTTTACTTGATGAATGTGGGAGATAGTCGTGCAGTGTTGGCCACTCACACTGGGGAACCTCTTCAGCTCACCATGGACCATAGCACTCAAGTGAAAGAG GAGGTTTACAGAATCAGGAGGGAGCATCCTGATGACCCTTTAGCAATAACTAAAGGCCGGGTGAAGGGTCGCTTGAGTGTCACAAGGGCTTTTGGGGCTGGGTTCCTTAAGCAG CCTAAGCTAAACAATGCTGTGCTAGAGACTTTCAGAGTGACCTACATAGGGGAATCTCCATACATCACATGTTTCCCTTCACTCCACCACCACAAGCTCAGCACAAATGACAAGTTCCTCATACTATCTTCAGATGGACTTTACCAATACTTCACCAATGAAGAAGCTGCTGCCAAAGTAGAGTCATTCATCACCATGTTTCCTGATAGAGACCCTGCACAACTTCTCATTGAAGAAGCACTAGGTCGAGCAGCAAAAAAGGCTG GTATGGAGTTTCATGAGTTGCTTGATATTCCACAAGGGGAACGCCGTAATTACCATGATGACATTTCCATTGTCATAATCTCCATAGAGGGAAAAATATGGCGTTCATTGGTGTAA